The DNA window CTGGGGGAGGTGCCAGATCGCCCGGCCGTCGACGGGCAGCTGACGGCCGTCGAGCGGCTGCCAGCCGGTCACCGGCGTCGTCCACCGAGCGCGCGTCACGCGCGTCGGGTCGTCGGGGTCGGCGCAGAACCGGTCGGTGGTGGTGAAATCCCTCGGCGCCCCGCGTTCGTCGACGGTCACTCGCCCGGTCACCGTTCGGCCGCGGTCCGTCAGCGCCACGTCGAAGGCATCAGCATCGGCGGAGTGCCACGTGACCTCGGGCACCGGCTTCGTCCGGAACCGTCCGGTGAACTCGAGACGGAACGACCAGTCTCGCGGCCGTCCCACGACCCGCATGAATCGGAGGTATCGTTGGGCCGGTTCGGGCAGGCGACGCACGTCGCCGTCGGTGACTACGTCATCCGGCCCCGG is part of the bacterium genome and encodes:
- a CDS encoding DUF6544 family protein, encoding MTMGARFLREVARAGLPVGPGPDDVVTDGDVRRLPEPAQRYLRFMRVVGRPRDWSFRLEFTGRFRTKPVPEVTWHSADADAFDVALTDRGRTVTGRVTVDERGAPRDFTTTDRFCADPDDPTRVTRARWTTPVTGWQPLDGRQLPVDGRAIWHLPQGPFTYAEFHPVPGSLVFNRAPGQ